The window GTGAAGAAGATCCACATGCTCAAGAGCACCCATTGTTTGCAGCTAATGTTCCACTGTCTCGCATTGAAACCGATGCATTGAGCAAGCTTCCCAGAAAAGATGTGGCGATTGTCACGCTCGATGATGGTGAGGGCTACGCACAATTAGCAGCAGAACGACTGATCAAGCTTGGCTACCTGGATGTATCTGTCTTCCAAGGTGGTATCAGTGCATGGAAAGCAGCTGGTGGCGAAGTATTTAAGGATGTCAATGTCCCCAGTAAATCGTTTGGTGAATTTGTAGAGTCTAAGAGACATACGCCCTCCCTATCAGCTCAAGAAGTAAAGCAACTCATCGATAAGAATGAAGATGTGGTTGTTGTAGACGTTCGTCGCTTTGATGAATACAACACAATGAGCATCCCTACCGGTATCAGCGTACCGGGAGCTGAACTGGTTTTACGTGTTCCGGAAATTGCACCCAACCCAAAGACCAGAATAATCGTCAACTGCGCAGGAAGAACCCGTAGCATCATCGGCACTCAGTCCTTAATCAATGCGGGCATTCCGAATGAAGTGAACGCATTGCGCAATGGCACGATTGGCTGGACTCTAGCTGGCCAAGAACTCGAGCGAGGTCAAAGTCGCAAATTCAAAGAAGTTAGTGATAACACTGCAAACGAAGCCGGTCAGCGCGCCCGCAGCGTAGCTGATCAAGCTGGCGTTAAGCGAATTAGTCTTGCGGATATTTCGCAATGGAAATCACAGGCAGATCGAACTACTTATTTCTTTGATCCTAGAACGCCAGAAGAATACGAAGCGGGCCATCTCCCTGGATTTCGCTCGACACCGGGCGGTCAACTGGTACAAGAAACAGAAATGGTTGCGCCTGTTCGAGGAGCGCGCATAGTCTTATCTGATCCTGGTGGCGTTAGAGCAAACATGCCAGCCTCATGGCTTGCTCAAATGGCTTGGGATGTATATGTCATTGATGACATTAAGACTTCGGACCTCACGGAGAAAGGCCCATGGGTTCAACCCTTACCGAAAGCTACTGAAATTCAAACAGTAGATGCAATGACAGCCTCAGAATGGTTGAAAAATGATAGCGGTACTATTTTTATAGATTTAAGTACCCATGCTAATTATGTCAAGGGACACATTCCAGGTAGCTGGTTTGCACTGCGTTCCCAGTTCTCTGCCGCTTTACAGAAATTACCAAAAGTTGATCGCTTTGTTCTGACGAGCACTACCGGCGAGCTCGCTGTCTTTGCTGCACAAGAAATTGCAGCGCTCGCCAATGTTGAAGTGGTGGTGTTATCTGGCGGAAATAAGGCTTGGACTGATGCCGGCCTTGAATTAGAAAAGGGCGCTACCCACTTGGCCTCACCTGCACTAGATCGATACAAACGACCCTATGAGGGCACCAATGTAGATCCCGCAGCCATGCAGGCCTACTTGGATTGGGAGTTTGGTTTAGTAGAGCAACTGGGTAAGGATAGCACTCACCACTTTTGGGTTCTATGAGAGACTCCGGTAAATGAGACAAGCACATCCACTTTGCGTTCTATTGGTACCACTAATCCTGTTGACTGGCTGCGATCGCGATGCCTACACCACTTGGTCCTGTAAAGACGCCAAGGGGGAGAAGTCTTCCATGATTATCAAAAAAGCGCAGATGCAATTTCAGGATCGCCAATATGATTACTGCGGAAGCCTTGGCCCTCAGACCTATTTTGACTTGAAGTGTCCGCTTCAGACCCAAGATGCAAGCAACATTTTTACACCCGGCTCAGGTAAGCTGATCAGCAATACTCAGGAATTTCAGTGCAATGCTCTCTAAGCAGAAAAATCCTCTCAGCCCCAAGAAGCTCCTACTCACTAAATGGACGGCAGTAAATCCGAGCAATAAGCGCAAGCACTTCTTGGTCAGCAAAGTCATTCTTCCAGATCTACCTGAACAGTCGATTGAGTATGTGGAGCTAGAAGCGGTCTTTGATAAACAAATTCAACTCATCCGTTGGCGCGAGTTAAGTGATAGCTCGATTTGGCTTCAGGGCTGGCTATAAAAAAACCGCCTTGGATTGCAGGCGGTTTTTACTTACTAAGAAAATGATTTTATTCATTCATTGATTCGTTTACTTCTTCTTAGTGTCAGAGCCTTTTCTC is drawn from Polynucleobacter arcticus and contains these coding sequences:
- a CDS encoding rhodanese homology domain-containing protein — protein: MSIPTQDYLFVRNKLLNKEEIALLDVREEDPHAQEHPLFAANVPLSRIETDALSKLPRKDVAIVTLDDGEGYAQLAAERLIKLGYLDVSVFQGGISAWKAAGGEVFKDVNVPSKSFGEFVESKRHTPSLSAQEVKQLIDKNEDVVVVDVRRFDEYNTMSIPTGISVPGAELVLRVPEIAPNPKTRIIVNCAGRTRSIIGTQSLINAGIPNEVNALRNGTIGWTLAGQELERGQSRKFKEVSDNTANEAGQRARSVADQAGVKRISLADISQWKSQADRTTYFFDPRTPEEYEAGHLPGFRSTPGGQLVQETEMVAPVRGARIVLSDPGGVRANMPASWLAQMAWDVYVIDDIKTSDLTEKGPWVQPLPKATEIQTVDAMTASEWLKNDSGTIFIDLSTHANYVKGHIPGSWFALRSQFSAALQKLPKVDRFVLTSTTGELAVFAAQEIAALANVEVVVLSGGNKAWTDAGLELEKGATHLASPALDRYKRPYEGTNVDPAAMQAYLDWEFGLVEQLGKDSTHHFWVL
- a CDS encoding TIGR02450 family Trp-rich protein → MLSKQKNPLSPKKLLLTKWTAVNPSNKRKHFLVSKVILPDLPEQSIEYVELEAVFDKQIQLIRWRELSDSSIWLQGWL